The DNA region GCCGAAGCTGCGCCAACGTGTGGCCGGTCGTCTGACCATCGGCCTGCTGGGAATCGCCACGGCGTTCCTGCTGGCGCCCATTGCCACCGCACAACCCGAGGTCGAAGCCAGTGGTGCGATCACCGCGGCGTGGGAGGCCACCGGCGGTGACGCCGGTCCACTGGGTCCGCGCTCCGGCGAGGTCTACCCCGTCGGCGACGGATTTGCGCAGAACTTCGCGGCGGGCAAGATGTTCTTCACGCCGTCCACCGGTGCGCGCTTCATGCAGGGCGCGATCCTGGAGAAGTACGAGTCACTCGGCGGACCCGCCGACAGCGACCTCGGGTTCCCGGAGATCGACGAAGGCCCTGGCCGGGCCCCGGAAAGCCGCAACAGCACGTTCAGCGCCGCCGACAACCCGGTCATCTTCTGGACGCCGGCAACCGGCGCTCGGGTGGTCCGTGGCCCCATCAATGCGGCCTGGGACCGGCTCGGTGGATCGTCGGGCGTCCTCGGCGTGCCCGCCGAGGAAGAAACCTACAACGGCTCGGTGGTGCGGCAGCGGTTCACCGGTGGCGAGTTGTCCTACGACTCGAGTACCGAGACATTCACCACGGTGCCGCCCGAGCTGGCCGACCAGCTCGCTGATCTGTCGGTTCCCGACGATCCGGTCTCGGCGATCAACGCCGCGCGCCGCGCTGCAGGCGGTCCGCTGGGTCCGCTGGGCGCCGCCGAAGGTGAGCCCTACCCGATCGGCGATGACGGTCTGGGCCAGGATTTCGCCGGCGGCAAAATTTTCTACAGCCCGCAGACCGGTGCCAATGTGGTCACCGGGCAGGTGCTTGACAAGTACGAGAGTGTAGGTGGCCCCGAGGGCGACCTGGGCTTCCCCGCCACCAGCGAAGTCGACGGGGGAGTGCCGGCGAGCCGAATGACCACCTTCGCCGCCGAGGACAACCCGGTGATCTTCTGGACCCCCGACCACGGGGCGGTGATCGTACGGGGTGCGATGAAGGCCGCGTGGGACAGACTCGACGGCGCGACCGGCGAGCTCGGCGCGCCGGTGGCCGACCAGTCCCAGAGCGGCAACGTGATCAGCCAACGGTTCAGCAACGGCGCGATCTCCTACGACACGGCCAATCAGCGATTCACTGCCGAACCGGGCAACCTTACTGCCGCGCTGGCCGGCCTTGAGGTCCCTGATCAGGCCCCGCCCGGCGCCCCCGGCTCCCCGCAGGCCGCGCCGCAGGCCGATGAGGGCACCGGCCTGAAATGGTCACCCTGGTGGTTACTGGCGATCGTGGCGTTGCTCGGGTTGCTCGGCGTGGTCGGATTCCTGATCATGCGCAACAGGGCCCGCGGTGCGGACCCGTTCGCTGACGACTCCGGGTATGACGACGGTTCCGGGTATGACGACGGTTCCGGTTACGACGAGTTCGAACACCCTCGTAGTTCGGAGTACGAGAATCCCTCGCCCTACGCCGACCCGTCGTCGAGCGGTGCTGGATTCGCCGCTCCCGCGGACGGTGCTGGATTCGCCGCTCCCGCGGACGGTGCTGGATTCGCCGCTCCCGCAGACGGTGAGGACGAGTTGTTCGGGGACCGCTACGCACGCGAAGGATTGACTGCGGTATCGGCGGCCACACCGCCCGAGCCGGCGACGGCCTCAGCGATTTCCGAGGATGTCGAACCGACGCCACTGAGCTTCTGGGGGGTCCCCTCGGAACCGGTCGACGTCGAGGAATCCGACGCTGTCGATGTTGACGTGACGGATCTCGAGGAAGAGGAGGACCCCGACGCCGTCGATACCGCACCCACCCGGATTCCGACGCTCACCGAGGTCGACGGCCACGAGGAACCCATCGTCGAGGCCGACAGAGAGCCGCTGGTGGTCGCCGAGCAGGTCTCCGGCTCCCTCTTCGAACGAGACACCATGACCGACACCGGCCGACATGCTCGTATCGACGATGACGAGCCGCGTCCGGGCGGCACAGCGGTGCACATGCCGCTCGATGATCCAGGTCAAATGCCCGATGGCTACCCGGTCAAAGCCGACACCCGCTCGGGTCTCTACTGGACCCCCGATGATGTCGACTATCCCGAGGCGCCCGCCGAATTGTGGTTCGCCAGTGAGGAAATGGCGATCACCAACGGATTCGTTCGGGGCGCGTAGCGCGAGTTCCGCGACCCCGTCAGACGTTTCAGATCTTGCGGATGACCGTCACCACCTTGCCCAGAATCGCCGCATCGTTGCCGGGAATCGGGTCGAATGCCGGGTTGTGCGGCATCAGCCACACCTGGCCGCGCGTGCGTTTGAAGGTCTTCACGGTGGCCTCGCCGTCGATCATGGCCGCGACGATGTCGCCGTTGTCGGCGACGTTCTGCTGACGGACGACCACCCAGTCGCCGTCGCAGATCGCGGCGTCCACCATCGAGTCGCCGACAACTTTGAGCAGGAACAGCGACCCCTCGCCGACCAATTCGCGGGGGAGCGGGAAGACGTCTTCGACGGCCTCCTCGGCCAGAATGGGGCCGCCGGCCGCGATGCGGCCGAGCACCGGCACAAAAGTAGGTTCGGGCAGCACATCGGAGCCGGCGACCTCGGTAGCCGGCGCGCTGGCCGCAGCCGCCTCATCGAGACCGCGCACGTCGACAGCTCGCGGACGGTTGGGGTCGCGCCGTAGGTAGCCCTTGCGCTCCAGCGTGCGCAGCTGATGGGCCACCGAGGAGGTCGACGTCAGACCCACGGCATCGCCGATCTCGCGGATGCTGGGCGGATATCCGCGGGTGGTCACCGACGTGCGGATGACCTCGAGGATGGTGCGCTGACGCTCGGTCAGGCCGACGCCGCGGTCACGGTGTCCGGCTGTTGGGGGAGTCGAGGTGGAGTCGGCGGTGCTGTCGCTGCTGTCGTCGCTCATGGCCTGAATGTAGTCCACGATCCACAGTTGATCAAACATGTGTTCGACCGCGTGTCACATGCATCGGGCCCGATCTGCGGGAACGGCTTTGTCGGTGGGTGGCGATACCGTCTACAACAGTTCGATCACACGTTCTACTAATCGAACATGTGATCGACTATGGTTCGAACACAGTAGCGAATCTGGGACTGGGATCGACAACCGAAAGGCGGACGACATGACACTCATCTACTCACGCGAGGCCACCGTGGATATCACTGGTACTCATGGCGTCGCCGGCACGCGGGGCGCTGCTGGTGCGCCTGCCTCCGGTTCTGCCGGCCCCGAGGCCCGCCGGCGCAGGCCGCACCACCGTTCGGCACGTCCGACACGGGTTCCCGGCGCCCGGGGCCCATCAGGTTCGCCCCGCCCACGGGTGGTTCCGGTCCCTTACCGCGGATCGGCCGTGGCCGTGTCTCGGGCGCCGCACCGACGCCGGCCCATTACGCCGGCCACCACCGTCGCGCTGGCATTGATCGCCGCGGCGATCACGGTGTGGTTGGGGCTGGTCGCCCAGGCCGGCGGGGTTGTCGGCGTCGAGCCCGCAGTTCCGGCCCGATTGGCAGTAGTGCAGGTCCAGGCCGGTGAGTCGCTGCAGCATGTGGCGCGTCGGGTCGCGCCCGAAGCGCCGGTGGCCGACGTTGTCGCCAAGATTCGCGAGTTGAACCAACTCCAGACGGTCGCTGTCAATGCCGGGCAGACGCTGATCGCCCCGGTTGCCTGATCGCGGCCATGCAAGGGCATCGGTCGATCGGTCTGCCGTCAGGTCGTCGTAGCGTCGCCCGGGTAGGCTCGAAACCGTTTGAAGCGGTGATCTGTCGAACCGGCGAAGGAGCGTGGATGCACTGTCCTTTCTGCCGCCATCCTGATTCCCGCGTGGTCGACTCCCGAGAGACCGACGAAGGACAGGCGATTCGTCGCCGCCGAGCATGTCCGGAGTGCGGCAGGCGGTTCACGACTGTCGAGACCGCGGTACTTGCCGTCGTCAAACGCAGCGGGGTGACCGAACCGTTCAGCCGCGAAAAGGTCATCACGGGTGTCCGGCGAGCCTGTCAGGGGCGTCAGGTCGACGACGATGCACTCAACCTGCTCGCCCAACAGGTCGAGGATGCGGTCCGCGCCACCGGCTCACCGGAGGTACCTAGTCACGAAGTCGGTTTGGCGATTCTGGGGCCGTTGCGTGACCTCGACGAGGTGGCCTATCTGCGGTTTGCCTCGGTTTACCGTTCTTTTTCCTCAGCAGAGGACTTCGAGCGTGAGATTCAGGCGCTGCGCGCCCACCGCGAAGTCTCGGCTCCGACGTAGACCATCCGATCACCGGTCAGTCGATCTGGCGCGTCCCGTCGTTGACGACCTGGCCCGCGACCTGCACCCAGCCGTCGGGGCTCCAGGTGGTGTGAATCACCGATCCCTGCCCTTGCACGATGGTCAGGTCGCGGCTGAGGTATTCGGTGATCCGCACCGCGGCGGCGCCCGTGGCCTCGTCCTCGGGGACTCCCAGGTGTGGGGCGAACATCCGGGAGCGGATGCTGTTCTGAGTCTCGTCGGCCCACGTCCACAGATAGTGTGCGACATCGTCGCCGTATTCGTCCGGGTCAGCCCCCATCAATGCCTCGGGGGTGCCGATGTCATGAATGACGAAGTCCGGCGCCCACGCCGCACGCGCATTGAC from Mycobacterium sp. SMC-4 includes:
- a CDS encoding LysM peptidoglycan-binding domain-containing protein, which codes for MAVSRAPHRRRPITPATTVALALIAAAITVWLGLVAQAGGVVGVEPAVPARLAVVQVQAGESLQHVARRVAPEAPVADVVAKIRELNQLQTVAVNAGQTLIAPVA
- the nrdR gene encoding transcriptional regulator NrdR, with the protein product MHCPFCRHPDSRVVDSRETDEGQAIRRRRACPECGRRFTTVETAVLAVVKRSGVTEPFSREKVITGVRRACQGRQVDDDALNLLAQQVEDAVRATGSPEVPSHEVGLAILGPLRDLDEVAYLRFASVYRSFSSAEDFEREIQALRAHREVSAPT
- the lexA gene encoding transcriptional repressor LexA, with protein sequence MSDDSSDSTADSTSTPPTAGHRDRGVGLTERQRTILEVIRTSVTTRGYPPSIREIGDAVGLTSTSSVAHQLRTLERKGYLRRDPNRPRAVDVRGLDEAAAASAPATEVAGSDVLPEPTFVPVLGRIAAGGPILAEEAVEDVFPLPRELVGEGSLFLLKVVGDSMVDAAICDGDWVVVRQQNVADNGDIVAAMIDGEATVKTFKRTRGQVWLMPHNPAFDPIPGNDAAILGKVVTVIRKI
- a CDS encoding LGFP repeat-containing protein; amino-acid sequence: MIRQPKLRQRVAGRLTIGLLGIATAFLLAPIATAQPEVEASGAITAAWEATGGDAGPLGPRSGEVYPVGDGFAQNFAAGKMFFTPSTGARFMQGAILEKYESLGGPADSDLGFPEIDEGPGRAPESRNSTFSAADNPVIFWTPATGARVVRGPINAAWDRLGGSSGVLGVPAEEETYNGSVVRQRFTGGELSYDSSTETFTTVPPELADQLADLSVPDDPVSAINAARRAAGGPLGPLGAAEGEPYPIGDDGLGQDFAGGKIFYSPQTGANVVTGQVLDKYESVGGPEGDLGFPATSEVDGGVPASRMTTFAAEDNPVIFWTPDHGAVIVRGAMKAAWDRLDGATGELGAPVADQSQSGNVISQRFSNGAISYDTANQRFTAEPGNLTAALAGLEVPDQAPPGAPGSPQAAPQADEGTGLKWSPWWLLAIVALLGLLGVVGFLIMRNRARGADPFADDSGYDDGSGYDDGSGYDEFEHPRSSEYENPSPYADPSSSGAGFAAPADGAGFAAPADGAGFAAPADGEDELFGDRYAREGLTAVSAATPPEPATASAISEDVEPTPLSFWGVPSEPVDVEESDAVDVDVTDLEEEEDPDAVDTAPTRIPTLTEVDGHEEPIVEADREPLVVAEQVSGSLFERDTMTDTGRHARIDDDEPRPGGTAVHMPLDDPGQMPDGYPVKADTRSGLYWTPDDVDYPEAPAELWFASEEMAITNGFVRGA
- a CDS encoding PhzF family phenazine biosynthesis protein, whose translation is MAIDVTVLRVFTDRDGNFGNPLGVVDSDTVDAADRQRIARQLGYSETIFVTLPVEHAHSAQARIYTPTAELPFAGHPTVGASWWLKSRGTPIKTLQVPAGVVQVTYHGELTAVNARAAWAPDFVIHDIGTPEALMGADPDEYGDDVAHYLWTWADETQNSIRSRMFAPHLGVPEDEATGAAAVRITEYLSRDLTIVQGQGSVIHTTWSPDGWVQVAGQVVNDGTRQID